In the genome of Ctenopharyngodon idella isolate HZGC_01 chromosome 19, HZGC01, whole genome shotgun sequence, one region contains:
- the LOC127500771 gene encoding tripartite motif-containing protein 16-like isoform X1, translating into MAEASVSEEQFICAVCLDVLKDPVAIPCGHNYCMSCITDCWDQEDQKRDYGDPVVYSCPQCRKTFSPRPILAKNTMLAEVVEKLKKTKVQQTKLKAAVPAAPGDVECDVCIGRKHKAVKSCLVCLESYCQTHFERHEEFRSGKPHKVTDATGRLQQMICHQHDMPRLVFCRTDQQSICMLCAMDEHKNHDTVSTAAERAEKEKHLKETQRKIQQKIQQRQKDLQQLKEAVESHKRSAQTAVKDSERIFTELIRSIERSCFEVTQRIRDQEMAAVSRAEGQLEQLKQEIDDLKRRNTELEQLSHTDDHIHFLQSLQSLSAPAESTDNISVSFLLSFDGVKESVCQLKQKLEDFCKEEMKNISVTHSNIVPRTRDDFLRYSHQLTLDPNTVHHNLCLSEGNRVTTFTYTLQQYPDHPDRFDGCFQVLCGQSVYGCCYWEVEWSGSRGVGISVSYKKISRKGIEDECEFGFNDHSWCLSCSSSSFSFWHNNKQTELPVPSISSRIGVYVNHSAGTLSFYNVSDSMSLIHSVQTTFTQPLYPGFVVCRQSSAKLLI; encoded by the exons ATGGCTGAAGCCAGTGTTTCAGAGGAGCAGTTCATTTGTGCAGTGTGTCTGGATGTACTGAAGGATCCAGTGGCCATTCCTTGTGGACACAATTACTGTATGAGCTGTATTACAGACTGCTGGGATCAAGAGGATCAGAAGAGAGACTATGGAGACCCTGTAGTCTATAGCTGCCCTCAATGCAGAAAGACCTTCAGTCCAAGACCTATTTTAGCTAAAAACACCATGCTGGCTGAAGTggtggagaaactgaagaaaACCAAAGTCCAACAAACCAAACTCAAAGCTGCTGTTCCTGCTGCACCTGGAGATGTGGAATGTGACGTTTGTAttggaagaaaacacaaagccgTCAAGTCCTGTCTGGTGTGTCTGGAATCTTACTGTCAAACCCATTTTGAGCGTCACGAAGAGTTTCGCTCAGGAAAACCACACAAAGTGACTGATGCCACTGGACGACTGCAGCAGATGATCTGCCATCAACATGATATGCCTCGATTGGTTTTTTGCCGTACTGACCAGCAATCCATCTGCATGCTGTGTGCAATGGATGAACATAAAAACCATGACACTGTATCAACTGCAGCAGAGAGAGCTGAGAAAGAG AAACACTTGAAGGAGACACAGAGGAAAATCCAACAGAAAATCCAGCAGAGACAAAaagatcttcagcagctgaAAGAGGCTGTGGAGTCTCATAAG CGCTCTGCACAAACAGCAGTGAAGGACAGTGAGAGAATCTTTACAGAACTGatccgctccattgagagaagCTGCTTTGAGGTGACACAGcggatcagagatcaggaaatGGCTGCAGTGAGTCGAGCTGAAGGACAACTGGAGCAACTGAAGCAGGAGATTGATGATCTGAAGAGGAGAAACactgagctggagcagctttcacacacagACGATCACATCCATTTCCTTCAG AGTCTTCAATCTCTCTCAGCTCCTGCTGAATCCACAGACAACATCTCTGTCAGTTTCCTCCTTTCTTTTGATGGAGTGAAAGAATCTGTCTGTCAGCTGAAACAGAAACTGGAGGATTTTTGCAAAGAGGAGATGAAAAATATATCTG TCACACACAGTAACATTGTTCCCAGGACCAGAGACGACTTCCTACGCT attcccatcagctcactctggatccaaacacagtGCATCATAACCTCTGTCTGTCTGAAGGGAACAGAGTGACGACTTTCACTTACACACTCCAGcagtatcctgatcatccagacagatttgatggATGTTTTCAGGTGTTGTGTGGACAGAGTGTGTATGGATGCTGTTACTGGGAGGTTGAGTGGAGTGGGAGTCGTGGTGTGggtatatcagtgtcatataagaaGATCAGCAGGAAGGGAATTGAAGATGAGTGTGAATTTGGATTTAATGATCATTCCTGGTGTTTGTCCTGCTCTTCCTCCAGTTTCTCATTCTGGCACAATAACAAACAGACTGAACTCCCTGTACCCTCCATTTCCAGTAGGATAGGAGTATATGTgaatcacagtgcaggaactctgtccttctacaacGTCTCTGACTcaatgagcctcatccacagcgtccagaccacattcactcagcCTCTCTATCCTGGGTTTGTGGTTTGTCGTCAATCATCAGCAAAACTGTTAATTTAG
- the LOC127500771 gene encoding E3 ubiquitin/ISG15 ligase TRIM25-like isoform X2 has protein sequence MAEASVSEEQFICAVCLDVLKDPVAIPCGHNYCMSCITDCWDQEDQKRDYGDPVVYSCPQCRKTFSPRPILAKNTMLAEVVEKLKKTKVQQTKLKAAVPAAPGDVECDVCIGRKHKAVKSCLVCLESYCQTHFERHEEFRSGKPHKVTDATGRLQQMICHQHDMPRLVFCRTDQQSICMLCAMDEHKNHDTVSTAAERAEKEKHLKETQRKIQQKIQQRQKDLQQLKEAVESHKRSAQTAVKDSERIFTELIRSIERSCFEVTQRIRDQEMAAVSRAEGQLEQLKQEIDDLKRRNTELEQLSHTDDHIHFLQSHTVTLFPGPETTSYAIPISSLWIQTQCIITSVCLKGTE, from the exons ATGGCTGAAGCCAGTGTTTCAGAGGAGCAGTTCATTTGTGCAGTGTGTCTGGATGTACTGAAGGATCCAGTGGCCATTCCTTGTGGACACAATTACTGTATGAGCTGTATTACAGACTGCTGGGATCAAGAGGATCAGAAGAGAGACTATGGAGACCCTGTAGTCTATAGCTGCCCTCAATGCAGAAAGACCTTCAGTCCAAGACCTATTTTAGCTAAAAACACCATGCTGGCTGAAGTggtggagaaactgaagaaaACCAAAGTCCAACAAACCAAACTCAAAGCTGCTGTTCCTGCTGCACCTGGAGATGTGGAATGTGACGTTTGTAttggaagaaaacacaaagccgTCAAGTCCTGTCTGGTGTGTCTGGAATCTTACTGTCAAACCCATTTTGAGCGTCACGAAGAGTTTCGCTCAGGAAAACCACACAAAGTGACTGATGCCACTGGACGACTGCAGCAGATGATCTGCCATCAACATGATATGCCTCGATTGGTTTTTTGCCGTACTGACCAGCAATCCATCTGCATGCTGTGTGCAATGGATGAACATAAAAACCATGACACTGTATCAACTGCAGCAGAGAGAGCTGAGAAAGAG AAACACTTGAAGGAGACACAGAGGAAAATCCAACAGAAAATCCAGCAGAGACAAAaagatcttcagcagctgaAAGAGGCTGTGGAGTCTCATAAG CGCTCTGCACAAACAGCAGTGAAGGACAGTGAGAGAATCTTTACAGAACTGatccgctccattgagagaagCTGCTTTGAGGTGACACAGcggatcagagatcaggaaatGGCTGCAGTGAGTCGAGCTGAAGGACAACTGGAGCAACTGAAGCAGGAGATTGATGATCTGAAGAGGAGAAACactgagctggagcagctttcacacacagACGATCACATCCATTTCCTTCAG TCACACACAGTAACATTGTTCCCAGGACCAGAGACGACTTCCTACGCT attcccatcagctcactctggatccaaacacagtGCATCATAACCTCTGTCTGTCTGAAGGGAACAGAGTGA
- the sf3a3 gene encoding splicing factor 3A subunit 3, with the protein METILEQQRRYHEEKERLMDAKTKEMLTKKTTLRDQINSDHRVRAMLDRYMEVSANLRDLYEDKDGMRKDELNAISGPNEFAEFYNRLKQIKDFHRKHPHEICVPMSVEFEELMKAKDNPSEEAQNLVEFTDEEGYGRYLDLHDCYLKYINLKGVEKLEYVTYLSTFDQLFDISKDRKNAEYKKYLEMLLEYLQEYTDRVKPLLDQNDLYGKILVEFEKKWESGMFPGWPKETSSALTHAGAHLDLSAFSSWEELASLGLDRLKSALMALGLKCGGTLEERAQRLFSTKGKSLESLDPSLFAKNPKAKGPKKDSERNKEIGFLEAQIYEYVEILGEQRQLTHENVQRKQARTGEERDEEDEEQPSESESEDEDNEIIYNPKNLPLGWDGKPIPYWLYKLHGLNINYNCEICGNYTYRGPKAFQRHFAEWRHAHGMRCLGIPNTAHFANVTQIEDAVSLWSKLKSQKALERWQPDTEEEYEDSSGNVVNKKTYEDLKRQGLL; encoded by the exons ATGGAAACGATTTTAGAGCAACAGCGTCGATACcatgaggagaaagagagacttATGGACGCAAAAACGAAGGAGATGTTGACGAAAAAAACCACG CTGAGAGACCAGATCAACTCTGATCATCGAGTGAGGGCTATGCTGGAT AGATACATGGAAGTAAGTGCAAACCTCAGAGACTTGTATGAAGACAAAGATGG AATGAGGAAGGATGAGCTAAATGCAATATCGGGACCAAATGAGTTTGCTGAATTCTACAACCGACTCAAACAGATCAAGGATTTCCACAGAAAACACCCTCATGAG ATCTGTGTACCTATGTCAGTGGAGTTTGAAGAGCTCATGAAAGCCAAAGACAACCCTAGTGAGGAGGCACAAA ATCTGGTGGAGTTCACTGATGAAGAGGGTTATGGACGCTACCTGGATCTCCATGATTGCTACTTAAAGTACATTAATCTTAAAGGAGTAGAG AAACTGGAGTACGTCACATATCTGTCAACATTCGATCAGCTCTTTGACATCTCTAAAGATAGGAAGAATGCCGAATATAAGAA GTATCTGGAGATGTTGTTGGAGTACCTGCAGGAATACACAGATCGTGTCAAGCCTCTTCTGGATCAGAATGATCTCTATGGAAAGATCTTGGTAGAGTTTGAGAAAAAGTGGGAGAGTGGAATGTTCCCAGGCTGGCCG AAAGAGACGAGTAGTGCTCTGACCCACGCGGGAGCCCATCTGGATCTGTCTGCTTTCTCTTCCTGGGAG GAGCTGGCGTCTCTGGGTCTGGACAGATTGAAGTCTGCTCTCATGGCATTAGGCCTCAAATGTGGAGG TACACTAGAAGAGAGAGCACAGCGTCTGTTCAGCACTAAGGGAAAATCTCTAGAGTCATTAGACCCCTCACTGTTTGCCAAAAACCCAAAAGCCAAGGGACCAAAGAA AGACTCAGAGCGCAACAAGGAAATTGGTTTTCTTGAAGCTCAAATTTATGAATATGTGGAGATCTTGGGG GAGCAAAGGCAGCTGACCCACGAGAACGTTCAGAGGAAGCAGGCGCGCACAGGAGAGGAGCGTGATGAGGAGGATGAAGAACAGCCcagtgagagtgagagtgaaGATGAAGATAATGAGATTATATACAACCCCAAAAACCTGCCACTCGGCTGGGACGGAAAG CCAATTCCATACTGGCTGTACAAGCTGCACGGTCTGAACATCAATTACAACTGTGAGATCTGTGGGAATTACACGTACAGAGGACCCAAAGCCTTCCAGAGACACTTTGCA gaGTGGCGTCACGCTCATGGCATGCGCTGTTTGGGCATTCCCAATACAGCCCACTTTGCCAACGTCACCCAGATTGAAGATGCAGTATCCC TCTGGTCAAAGCTGAAGTCACAGAAAGCACTGGAGCGATGGCAGCCAGACACAGAG GAGGAATATGAAGACTCTAGCGGAAATGTGGTTAACAAGAAGACTTACGAGGATCTGAAACGACAGGGGCTGCTGTAG